A stretch of Chitinophaga caeni DNA encodes these proteins:
- the purE gene encoding 5-(carboxyamino)imidazole ribonucleotide mutase: MKVLIIMGSESDKPVMQESKNYLDYFGIESEMLVASAHRNPDKVREICMNAQGNGFGVVIAAAGMAAALPGVAAAFTSLPVLGVPLEGGLPGGVDALYSIVQMPAGLPVGTLAVGKAGARNAAIMCARIFALSNPTVAEKVEAFKANSYRI; the protein is encoded by the coding sequence ATGAAAGTTTTAATTATCATGGGATCGGAAAGCGATAAACCTGTAATGCAGGAATCTAAAAACTATCTCGATTATTTCGGTATCGAGAGCGAGATGTTAGTAGCTTCCGCCCACAGGAATCCTGATAAGGTGCGTGAAATTTGTATGAATGCACAAGGAAACGGATTTGGCGTTGTAATTGCAGCAGCCGGAATGGCAGCGGCTTTGCCCGGTGTTGCAGCAGCCTTTACTTCATTACCTGTCCTGGGTGTGCCTTTAGAAGGCGGCCTGCCAGGTGGTGTAGATGCTTTGTACTCGATCGTGCAAATGCCTGCCGGGTTACCCGTGGGTACTTTGGCAGTAGGTAAAGCAGGTGCCAGGAATGCGGCCATTATGTGCGCCCGCATCTTTGCATTGAGCAATCCTACTGTTGCCGAGAAAGTGGAAGCATTTAAAGCCAATAGTTACCGTATCTAA
- a CDS encoding PhoH family protein codes for MTEQIINLDTINPIEFFGVNNGKLDILKKKFPLLKILSRGTQIKLSGAPEEVSNAKEKIAQIVSYLERNGNLSENYFEQILGDEISVDHFSDRNPNEVLVFGPNGRTVRAKTANQKKMVALADKNDIVFAIGPAGTGKTYTAVALAVRALKNKAVRKIILTRPAVEAGESLGFLPGDLKEKIDPYLRPLYDALDDMIPADKLSYFMTNRIIEIAPLAYMRGRTLDNAFIILDEAQNATELQLKMFLTRIGASAKALITGDLTQVDLPKNQKSGLDKATRILKNIDGIGYLELDEEDVVRHRLVKAIIRAYDQAKEKEDKLALEREEKKAAERREQKGEQSENNQNN; via the coding sequence TTGACAGAACAGATCATTAACTTAGATACGATTAATCCGATAGAATTTTTCGGTGTCAACAACGGAAAACTGGATATCCTGAAGAAGAAATTCCCCCTGCTTAAAATCTTATCCCGCGGCACGCAAATCAAACTCTCCGGGGCTCCGGAAGAAGTGTCTAACGCTAAAGAAAAAATCGCCCAAATCGTTTCATACCTCGAGAGGAATGGCAACTTGAGCGAAAACTATTTTGAGCAAATCCTGGGTGATGAAATTTCTGTGGATCATTTCAGTGACCGCAATCCCAACGAAGTCCTCGTTTTCGGGCCCAACGGCAGAACGGTTAGAGCCAAAACGGCCAACCAGAAAAAGATGGTAGCTTTAGCGGATAAAAATGATATCGTGTTCGCTATCGGGCCGGCAGGTACCGGTAAAACTTACACGGCGGTAGCCTTGGCCGTTAGAGCCCTGAAAAATAAAGCCGTTAGGAAAATCATCCTTACCAGGCCGGCAGTAGAAGCCGGGGAAAGCCTCGGGTTCCTTCCTGGCGACTTGAAAGAGAAGATTGACCCTTATTTAAGACCGCTGTACGATGCTTTGGATGATATGATCCCGGCAGACAAGTTGAGCTATTTTATGACTAATCGCATCATCGAGATTGCTCCCCTTGCATATATGCGCGGACGTACGCTCGATAATGCCTTTATTATCCTCGATGAAGCTCAAAATGCTACGGAACTACAGTTGAAAATGTTCTTAACCAGGATCGGCGCTTCAGCTAAAGCTTTGATCACGGGTGATTTGACCCAGGTTGACTTGCCTAAAAATCAAAAAAGCGGCCTTGATAAAGCCACCAGGATATTGAAGAATATCGACGGTATCGGTTACCTGGAACTCGATGAAGAAGATGTAGTAAGGCACCGGTTGGTAAAAGCCATTATCCGTGCTTATGACCAGGCTAAAGAAAAAGAAGATAAATTAGCGCTGGAAAGAGAAGAGAAAAAAGCGGCAGAACGAAGGGAACAAAAAGGGGAACAATCCGAAAATAATCAAAACAATTAA
- a CDS encoding nuclear transport factor 2 family protein — MHAIQNSNFDAAKDYATKESAQVIDLYAIFDQRRKEGEREKIKNAQINVVNVQVNETNDHASVTVLNSSVGKEETLQLVKENGQWKISLTLESIIPNFVQESNTPMSDSAMMMDSTMMMMDSIPMPPMMDSTDTVDAIQ; from the coding sequence ATGCACGCTATCCAGAATTCCAATTTTGATGCGGCGAAGGACTATGCAACTAAAGAATCGGCACAAGTGATTGACCTCTATGCTATCTTCGATCAAAGAAGAAAAGAAGGCGAAAGGGAAAAAATTAAAAATGCTCAAATCAATGTGGTAAATGTGCAAGTTAATGAAACCAACGACCATGCTTCCGTTACCGTCCTCAACTCTTCCGTAGGTAAAGAAGAAACTTTGCAATTGGTTAAAGAAAATGGCCAATGGAAGATTTCTCTTACCCTGGAAAGTATCATTCCTAACTTCGTGCAAGAATCTAATACTCCCATGTCGGATTCAGCCATGATGATGGATTCTACAATGATGATGATGGATTCAATTCCCATGCCTCCCATGATGGATAGCACGGATACAGTTGATGCCATCCAATAA
- a CDS encoding inorganic diphosphatase, whose product MTTNPWHSVSPGDNVPHTVTGVIEIPKASRAKYELDKESGLLKLDRVLYSSVYYPANYGFIPQSYCEDHDPLDILILSQIECVPMCLVEAKVIGVMQMIDGGEADDKIIAVAAHDMSVNYINDISELPPHFINEMRHFFEEYKRLENKTVQVEEFQNKEVAERIILDSFKMYKEYFPGQQ is encoded by the coding sequence ATGACAACAAATCCTTGGCATAGCGTTAGTCCCGGTGATAATGTGCCACATACTGTAACAGGAGTAATTGAAATACCGAAAGCGTCGCGCGCTAAATATGAACTGGATAAAGAAAGCGGTTTGTTGAAATTAGACAGGGTTTTGTATTCCTCTGTTTACTACCCTGCTAATTATGGCTTCATCCCTCAAAGTTATTGCGAGGATCATGACCCCCTTGATATTTTAATTCTTTCCCAAATCGAATGCGTACCCATGTGCTTGGTGGAAGCCAAGGTTATCGGGGTCATGCAAATGATTGATGGTGGTGAAGCGGATGATAAAATTATCGCCGTAGCCGCGCACGATATGAGCGTAAATTATATAAACGATATCTCCGAATTACCCCCGCATTTTATCAATGAAATGCGCCATTTCTTCGAAGAGTATAAAAGGTTGGAAAACAAGACCGTCCAGGTAGAAGAATTCCAAAACAAGGAAGTTGCCGAAAGAATTATCCTCGATAGCTTCAAAATGTACAAGGAGTATTTTCCCGGTCAACAATAA
- a CDS encoding C40 family peptidase, whose protein sequence is MPYAITIVPVMPVRAEPSHRSEIVTQVLFGECVVTDTEQPDGWVKISTQFDNYAGWVTLSHLGMVAAAIYDAPYTHFAKEWVNQITVNGQKMHIPYGCIFKQIHGQESTWGDFTINWEDSLQKLPHAISTSGPTPKIQVADAQFKSIAKLFLNTAYLWGGKSVFGIDCSGFSQSVYKVLGMPLLRDAYQQAGQGESVGFLAEAKLGDLAFFDNAEGKITHVGIMLNDHEIIHAAGKVRIDAIDTEGIINVDTGLRTHKLRIIKRLRGI, encoded by the coding sequence ATGCCATATGCAATAACGATTGTTCCGGTGATGCCTGTACGTGCTGAACCCTCGCACAGAAGCGAGATCGTGACCCAAGTTTTATTCGGGGAATGCGTTGTAACGGATACGGAACAACCCGATGGTTGGGTAAAAATTTCAACACAATTTGACAATTATGCGGGATGGGTCACATTGTCACATCTCGGCATGGTGGCAGCAGCGATTTATGATGCTCCGTACACCCATTTTGCGAAGGAATGGGTAAATCAAATTACGGTAAACGGCCAAAAGATGCACATTCCTTATGGATGTATATTCAAACAAATTCATGGGCAGGAGAGTACTTGGGGCGATTTTACTATCAATTGGGAGGATTCACTGCAAAAACTACCACATGCCATCAGTACTTCGGGTCCGACGCCCAAGATCCAAGTTGCGGATGCACAATTTAAGTCGATTGCAAAATTATTTCTAAATACGGCCTATTTGTGGGGAGGAAAATCGGTGTTCGGTATAGATTGTTCCGGTTTCAGCCAATCTGTCTATAAAGTGCTGGGAATGCCTTTATTGAGAGATGCATACCAACAAGCGGGGCAGGGGGAATCCGTTGGATTTTTAGCAGAAGCTAAACTGGGGGATTTAGCGTTTTTCGACAATGCCGAGGGGAAGATTACCCATGTCGGCATCATGCTCAACGATCATGAGATTATACATGCCGCCGGGAAAGTGCGTATAGATGCGATCGATACCGAAGGTATCATTAACGTGGATACCGGTTTAAGAACACATAAATTAAGGATTATCAAGCGGTTAAGAGGGATATGA